From a region of the Streptomyces puniciscabiei genome:
- a CDS encoding putative protein N(5)-glutamine methyltransferase has translation MSSPGSLSSSPAPLVSALRAAGCVFAEDEAELILATARTPEEAASMVERRAAGHPLEHILGWAEFHGVRVTVEPGVFVPRRRTEFLVDQALALAPRASVVVDLCCGSGALGAALAAALDGAEVHAADIDPAAVRCALRNLAPFDGRAHQGDLYDALPTALRGRVGILTANVPYVPTAELPLLPAEARDHEPRGALDGGADGLDMLRRVAAGAPEWLAPGGCLLSETSERQAPAAVRVFEDAGLTARLAVSEELSAHVVIGVRP, from the coding sequence ATGTCCTCTCCTGGTTCCCTGTCTTCTTCCCCCGCCCCTCTCGTCTCCGCCCTGCGCGCCGCCGGGTGTGTCTTCGCCGAGGACGAGGCGGAGTTGATCCTCGCCACCGCCCGCACGCCCGAGGAAGCGGCCTCGATGGTGGAACGGCGCGCCGCCGGGCACCCGCTCGAACACATCCTGGGCTGGGCCGAGTTCCACGGAGTGCGCGTCACGGTGGAACCAGGGGTGTTCGTCCCCCGCCGCCGTACCGAGTTCCTGGTGGACCAGGCGCTGGCCCTGGCGCCGCGGGCGAGCGTCGTCGTGGACCTGTGCTGTGGCTCCGGCGCGCTCGGTGCGGCCCTCGCCGCCGCCCTGGACGGAGCCGAGGTGCACGCCGCCGACATCGACCCGGCCGCCGTACGCTGTGCCCTGCGCAACCTGGCCCCCTTCGACGGCCGGGCCCATCAGGGCGACCTCTACGACGCCCTGCCCACCGCACTGCGCGGCCGCGTCGGCATCCTCACCGCCAACGTGCCGTACGTGCCCACCGCCGAGCTGCCGCTGCTGCCGGCCGAGGCCCGCGACCACGAACCGCGCGGCGCCCTGGACGGCGGCGCGGACGGGCTGGACATGCTGCGCCGGGTGGCCGCCGGGGCGCCCGAGTGGCTCGCACCGGGCGGCTGCCTGCTGAGCGAGACCAGCGAACGCCAGGCACCGGCCGCCGTACGGGTCTTCGAGGACGCGGGTCTGACGGCCCGTCTGGCGGTGTCGGAGGAACTGTCCGCGCACGTCGTGATCGGCGTACGGCCCTGA